The following proteins come from a genomic window of Ochotona princeps isolate mOchPri1 chromosome 14, mOchPri1.hap1, whole genome shotgun sequence:
- the NAIF1 gene encoding nuclear apoptosis-inducing factor 1: MAVPAKKRKMNFSEREVEIIVEELELKKHLLVNHFNAGVPLAAKSAAWHSILRRVNAVATCRRELPEVKKKWSDLKTEVRRKVAQVRAAVEGGEAPGPTEDDGAGGPGTGGSTGGGGPAVAPVLLTPMQQRICNLLGEATIISLPSTTEIHPVALGPTATAAAATVTLTQIPAETTYHTLEEGVVEYCTAEAPPPMAAEAPVDMMAQHADATVKPQALKSRIALNSAKLIQEQRVTNLHVREIAQHLEQQNDLLQMIRRSQELQACAQERQAQAMEGTQAALSVLIQVLRPMVKDFRRYLQSHTPNSAPTSDPARVAQNGQPDSVIQ, translated from the exons ATGGCTGTGCCAGCCAAGAAGAGGAAGATGAACTTCTCCGAGAGGGAGGTGGAGATCATCGTGGAGGAGTTGGAGCTGaagaagcacctgctggtgaaccACTTCAACGCCGGGGTCCCCCTGGCTGCCAAGAGCGCAGCCTGGCACAGCATCCTGCGCAGGGTCAATGCCGTGGCCACCTGCCGCAGGGAGCTACCTGAGGTCAAGAAGAAGTGGTCAGACCTCAAGACCGAGGTCCGGCGCAAGGTTGCCCAGGTCCGAGCTGCCGTGGAGGGCGGCGAGGCCCCCGGGCCCACTGAGGACGATGGCGCTGGTGGGCCCGGGACAGGCGGTAGCACTGGGGGCGGTGGCCCAGCTGTAGCTCCGGTGCTGCTGACCCCCATGCAGCAGCGAATCTGCAACCTGCTGGGCGAGGCCACCATCATCAGCCTGCCCAGTACCACCGAGATCCACCCCGTGGCCCTCGGACCCACGGCCACTGCAGCCGCGGCCACGGTCACCCTGACACAGA TTCCGGCGGAGACCACCTACCACACGCTGGAGGAGGGGGTGGTGGAGTACTGCACGGCTGAGGCTCCCCCACCCATGGCGGCCGAAGCCCCAGTGGACATGATGGCACAGCACGCAGACGCCACAGTCAAGCCGCAGGCCCTCAAGAGCCGCATCGCCCTCAACTCAGCCAAGTTGATCCAGGAGCAGCGGGTCACCAACCTACACGTGAGGGAGATCGCCCAGCACCTGGAGCAGCAGAACGACCTACTGCAGATGATCCGCCGCTCACAGGAGCTCCAGGCCTGTGCCCAGGAACGCCAGGCCCAGGCCATGGAGGGCACACAGGCGGCCCTCAGCGTCCTCATCCAGGTCCTGCGGCCCATGGTCAAAGACTTCCGCCGCTACCTGCAGAGCCACACACCCAACTCGGCCCCCACCTCTGACCCAGCACGGGTTGCCCAGAACGGACAGCCGGACAGCGTCATCCAGTGA